Within the Populus trichocarpa isolate Nisqually-1 chromosome 14, P.trichocarpa_v4.1, whole genome shotgun sequence genome, the region aaaatctggtctaattattttattaattcaggttttaaattaatttgtgtaAACTTGTGTAATCTTGTTTACCCgataaatccaaaaacaatcaattaaatatataagaataaaattaaataaaaatcacatattaaagaatgagattagaaaaaaaaatcaaaaatttcaagaggaattaaaaatttaataataaaagatgaaaataaaaaaaataaaaagataaaaacagaactagaaagtaaaataaatgatatttattaatattataactttATCATTAAACATATAATTATCACTTTGCCATCAAGCTAATATTATAACattgtcaaaaattaaaaaaaaaaaatctaaaactttcATAgtggtatttttgtatttcattcACTCATTCAATAAGGCATAAACATCTTCTCTTATGAACTCAAAGCCACCATTAATTTGTCTTGATTATCTTCTTTTATCTTCAAGAAAGCCGCCAAGGAGATGATCAAGGGCCTAACACTTTTATAGTGGCAAGCAAAGCCATGATTCCAGCACCGgctattttaattgataaagtGAATTCTAGTaaaatcttgtttgtttttatattttaaaagtatttttaaaaaatttaaaatttaaaattttatttatttatttaaaattaatattttttagtatttttagatcattttaatatgctgttatcaaaaataattttttaaaaataaaaaaatattaatttaatatatttcaaaataaaaatacttaaaaatatatccacAATCATACTCCTTAATGATGCTAAAATAAAATCtctattaaaattatgaaaaccaaCACATCCACTAcctcaattcattttttattcatttgcaAATGTCAAATCTGTTGTTAAGGCTACACCACATCAATCATCACCCTATCTCTCTCTAGTGAAACATCCCAGAACCTGTTTTCTCCATTAACATTGTATTGTCGACAATTGGCGAGCCTCACCCTCTCTCTTTCACGTGGCTCATTAGCCAAGCTTACTgatattataggtttttttttttttaaaaaaaaaaatgcttttcttaatttattttattttatcagttattctcattcaaaattttattggtgGTGTTCATAATAAAGATCAATATtctatacaaaaatattatgttagaaTTCCACTAAGAATAATCTACAcaaagatattatattaaaaacccaAGATGAGATTAAGAACCATGATAGAGTAATTCATGTATAAAATAGTGTTCTTGATGGATAATGATTTCTAATTGAAGACTAAATATGAGGATGAGTTCATTCTGATATAAAGAGATTGATGCATAAAATATTTGGGGTGAATCACACTCTCCAATTAATCAAGAGTTGATTTCAAAGATTTTATGTTCTTATAAACCTAGAAATTAGATATTTAAGTGGTCTATTTCCATCTATCATAACTTTTAATTCacaactttgattttaaaaatgatctatcaaataaaaaaactcacgaCATACGataactaaatattaatttcGACCATAGCACTCATCGAAAAACCATATTCTAGTGGTCTAAAGTTACCAgctcatcatctttttttttctcctccttaatttcactattacttcaaattaatctaccaaaaaacatataaaattacttTCAATGACTTCCTGTAATCAATGACTGCATTAGTGTAACATTTACttcttaaaagtaattaaaaattaaatatcataaaaactataattcatAAACCTTTCTTGGTAACCCTAATATGTATTAGATAGAGCACGtaccttaaattaattaaaaaaacaaagattttggCATTAAATCAAATCCCCTCCTTAATCTTCTTCTCACTCTCCATGTTGATGGAGGTTTTTTTATACTCtatattattatgtaattaCTAATATACCCGGTCTTATTTATaatacccttaataaataaaagaagcataataaaaaacctaaataattttattattttatttattattactatatttttaaatccatatatatatatatatatatatatatatatatataatattagaactTGTGAAATGTGTTAATTGGCCCTCAGCTATAATCACCTATAATTACTCATCAAAGAATGTCCTTTCCTATTcaatttttcagtgtttttaaCATGCAACAAACCTCTTTATCCTTGTTTACTTGGCATTGGAGACCAGTTTCTCAAACTGTATTTCCCGAAAACTTGCTTGAAGACGACAAACGCCCGACCATCGATGTGTTTATATGCACTGTGGATCCAAATAAGGAGTCTACCGTGGCGGTTATGAGCACTATATATTGTCGGCCATGGCTTTGGACAATCCTGCCGGGAAGCTTCATGTATATTTGTCAGATGGTGGTGGTGCTGCTATAACTTTAGTTGGCTGGCATGAGAGGGGCTTGTAAGTTTGCCAGATCGTGGCTTCCATTTTGCCGGAAATATGGAATCAAGACAAGGTGCccccagttttattttttttgatgccACTGATGAACACAGTCACCTTCGGAGTAGCAAGGAATTCATAGCCGAGAGGGAAATTGTTAAGGTCtggtaaaattaattgaaattatttagaATCTGACTTCCTTTAACTTCATCTTTTCTCggtttttgtgtttatttaactTAATATTCCGTATATTTATTGGAAGATCTTCATCTATATAATTTTGCAATCCAAGTTCAAGGTTCAGTTATTTTTGTTAGAATTTTTGGGCATGTTTAAATTATAGTAGCGGTGaaggtttaaaatattttttatttagatatatattaaaataattttttttaaaaaaattatttttgatatcaacatacgatgtgaaaatatatataaaaaatttattttaaacaaaaacaaattaaaatttttgaaaacgaTTTTCTTTTATCCTTGTTCAAccttcattttagtttttacaaCTTTAATTATAGACTGTAacactaaatttaaaataatctctaattttttgtccagaataaataaatcttaatttactttataattttcaaatagttggtaaatattgaaagattCATAGCAAAACCTatcaaattctatttttatattatttcagaaAAAACCATGCTCGTTTAGCAAGGAAGATATGGTTTTTTAAGCGTCTTGTTCCTTTTCATCCAAAGGAATTTATCATTAATCCATTTCcttgaaaaacatatatattctaACTACCAagatattttcatcattttacttACTAtcaatttaacatatttttatttattattgtatttatttgatatgaaagtttgtcaaaaataaataaataaagaaataaagaaaaagaaaagaaaaaaacatcacgTTATGTTTATaaagctctttttttataatagtaataTGAAAAATCGTAAATATAActttctaaataatttatgttacAATTTTCAGTATTAttctatcttcttttcttttatttttaattttggtttgggttcactccaaaaaattatcttcaattcttttataaattttctaaatatcttatttcatttattaaaaaaaaactctgaaatGGATGATGAAAACACTATTTTCTTAGATACATTGTATTGTGGGcgagaataatatttttaccatcttattttttttaaaaaaaaaacatttgttgatGGTTAAAGGCAATATTGTCTTTATTGTCTTTGCCAGGGACAATTACGgcattttaaattgattgaggggaatgtatatattttttaatgcacaatgaaataaaattaatatcattaaagGTAAAAAGTTCGTTCGGTGCCCTTTggagttatattttttacttttatatgaAAGATgtacaatcaaataacaattttgtactcataaataaaataatttaacttggAATGTTTGGTTTTTTCTGTTTGATTAGCATAGTAAAAAAGTGAACTTACCGTtggagtttaattttttacacaATCTGAGGGTAtctttgtcatttattttttataccttaGATATGAGGGTATCTTtgttattgtaatatttttttttttgttattgatgaGTAAAGTTAGGGGAggtttgatatttaaaaaaataaaaaatatatcaaaataaaaatactcatTAATGTGTATGTTCCACTGTCTTTGGGTGGCACGTGCAATTAATTTAAGATGCCAAAAACACCATTCTAGAGTAGCGTTTAATTCATTTTGGTGTTTTCTCCTTGTTAAGACGATGTGTCCAGCAAAATTTCCTTTGGTTCGACTCCGAcaagcttttttttctctttttatcttGATATTTGTGCTgccctataatttttaaatcaaccaCTCAActtctctttccttttgatttaatCTCTGATCTTTTGattaatgtttgttttatttgagataattaatggaattgaaattttgtttcaattttatcctcatttgatttttttgtttgtcaaaTTTTATCCCTACTCTTTTAATCGCTATTTATGTATTTTGggtcttttcaatttagtctatAGTCctttggttaatattttttttaattttaaataacttatgaaattagaattttatttcaatttcatcctcatttaatttttttcatttgttaaaatttttttccctttctcttaATTGCTATTCATGTAATCtgagataatttttagaattgatttttttttctatgatttcatcgtccatcattttttttttctatcaaattttatcctaattctttttattgtagtttttttgctttgctaaattttttacattgatattttttttacttgattttatcttttaatattaaattgatttagatTTGAACTTCTTAGTTAATTCTATATCTGAGATTTCATGGGTTGCGGGTTTGGGAAGTTCGCTTGAggtaactttggttttttttaataattttttaagctaatttttctcaattttatcctctgatatttatttattttatttgctttctacatcctttgttttattttatatttaattgggTTATCTCGAGTCTTtctatttgttgtttttgttaagttgatttattcaaaatgaaatttattcttgaattaaatataattaattgattgaatattGGTAGATTctcatttcacttttttttgttcggtttcTTTTTCAGGGCATTACTCTTGCAATCCATGCGGCTTCTTTTGATATCGTCGTGCAACCTTCCATAATGAGATTCAAAATGTTTCAGCAGACTCTTTTAATTATGGGCAATGCCCATGGTGGAATGGCAGTGGGTCTCTAgatgtcttttttctttcttctccttacATGTATGCTATTGttggctttttttaaaaaaaattaatcaattgttgcatgatttgtttttttgtacaTTTCATATATTATCATTGCCTGTGATTTAGATCAGATTATTAAATTACTTGATTTTATTGGAAACAATCAAGTTAATAGCTTGAgcatcaagtttttttatttttttaaaaatattatcatcgTATGagcattttcttaatattaaaaaatctagacCAGCCTGCGACGTAGCACATATCACCCATCTaataatattctaattaatttcattCGTTGTCGTTCTTATACTTCTACaacttcttttaaaatattatcttggtgctcaatttacattttaaaattttcaattttattttgaaacctcaaataataaatcattattgttattttgttgtGTATCTGTTATCAAAGCGGATACAAGAAATAATACACTTTTCTTTAAAACCATACAATCTGGTATCTGAACTAATTcagattgaaggaaaaaaaataatttatttttagaattagatTCGGCCAAACCATCCTGTGTGTGACCTGGACGTTACTCTTGATCAACTTTTAAAAcgagttttataattatgattaaaataattttattgtttaggtGTTTCTCTGTcttgaacacacacacacacacacacacatacacacacacaaaattaaGGGGTCAAACTGCACAGAATACAGAACATGGAAGAATTTTGAGAGCTTTGATAGAGTTGATAATGTGAcagtggttgtttttttcatgttagatTTTAAAGATGCGCGCTGTCCATGTAGCAGATAAATATTACATCTTTTTGCTAAAAAGAATAgcaaattcaagaaaacaaataatgacaCGAGCAGAGATGAAGGCAATATGAATATTAATAACATTACATTGACATGATCCACTGTCTGTGTCATGCCTTGCCATATGGACAACAGTCAGCTTGAACATCAATCATTGACTCCAACAGCCCAGGGCGACGAGACCAGGGTCAGATCACAATTTAATAGATTGCTATATCATGCATCTACACAACACGACCACATGGGCAGCACCTTCAACAGATAACTTGTGTAGGGCATCAACTTTTTTGATGGACAGCAATTTGGTGTATGTCCATCTCCTTCAACATCACTGATCGTCCACAAGAGTCGCATGGAGCAGTTCTAGATCCACAAACACTCTCATGCTCAGTTAATCCTCTCAATCGATCACGCACATCCATAGCTGAAGTCCCAGCTTGAACCATGTCACCACAAAACCGGCATGTAATAAGACGGACGGGACAGATTGAAGCCTGGTGTTGTACCTGCCACAGGCAAATGAATAGATGATATACAACATTGCTAAGAAATGTAGAGGTAACTACGTAATCATGCTTGTGATTTCATGCAGGAGAAATACAACCCTTTAAAAGCTCAGGGAATTTCATTTAGTCTGTTGACttcttatttcatttgtttcatGAGGAATTTCAGGGAAATTGTCAACAGAATCAAAAGACAGCATTTttacaattcaatttaaattctaACTTGAGGAGCATTTATCATCATCAGCCAAATTGGAACCAAACGAAACTTCAACCAGTTGAAAATTATCCCCACCATCTGAAACTAACAGAAGCTCAGCTTGGACCATTCTAATCTTCCATGCTACATTATGCCAAATCTCACCTAAACAGATGGATTCATGGTTTATTTAACTTTGACAATGAATCGGATGTTCTATGTGCCTTAGATACCCAATTGGCTATACTACACCTTCGATTGAAAATGCAAATTCACACTAAATCAGACAGTAAAATAAACCAGCGAAGAATtttaagaagagaagaagaggaagggtTTGTGTAGCTTACCATCTGGTTCTTTTCAAGGACCACCCCACATGGGCATTGAAGTGGTTCATGGAAAACTTTCATGTGCTTCTCCATTTCACCCTGTTGAAAAGCTTGCCCACATTTGTCACAGTGCAAATGGTTTTTGGACTCTTCAATCCTCAGAACAATTCCACAGCCAGGATGTGAACAAACAATATTATGTCTGCTACAGAAGGCTTCGTGCAATGCTATACTTCTGCTGGGTATAAAATGCTTGCAGTTCCTACACTCTACAGCATCAATGTCCATAGATGATGAAGATCCAGCTTGTTGACCCACCTTGTGGTTGCTATTCTCTTGAACACTCACTGCTACATTGTACTTTGTTGTTCCTTTGAAACCATGCACACCAATGCTGTAAGCACCCATTCCCAAGTTCTTATCCTTAGAGCCAAGTATCAAAACTTTTGAACCTATATCATGAGAAGACCATTCATGTTGGTGTCTGGTTGGAAACATAAGAGGATGCTTTGACATGTAAAGATCAGTATCGCCATTATTGGTCTCGGCCTCTATCCTTACCTCGACCCTAACATCCTCAGCAGCAATTCTGTCCCAAATATCATTATCAATAGAGAATTTAAAATAGTTATAGTTTCCTTCTTCCACCATCCCAGATTCTGCCTTCCCAAATATAAGAGGCTTCAGCACAGGTTGACTGCTCTCCAGACCTGAATCTGGACCAACAACATCAACCTCAATATCTGTTTCCAAGACAGAGACACTCGACGAAGGTCTCAACTCCAGAACCTGTAACTTGTATGTCAGTATCCCATGGTTGACAGTGATCACATCACCTTCAGAAAGCGTAGCATGTTGCCGAAGGCTTGTTTCAAGTACAGCCTTATGATTGGGCAAGTCTGAAAACCCAACAACATCTGGCTGAAGCTTTGCATAAGTTCCTTTAGGCAGCCAGACATACTGAACCTCAATCAAAGGAGCCTTTGGAGAATCTATGGGAAAGAGGTTACTCCATACATGAGGAGGAAGCCCTACTGAACCCTCTTCTGCAGTAAACTCAAGAACACCTGAGTGGGTCGTCGACTGCTTTGAGTCAGTGTCAATCATCTCTGAAGAACCTTCTTGATGAACCACTGATAATTGGAAATACAATGGTCCTTTATCAAATGCACCTTGATCAGACAATCCTGTGAAGCAAGAAGGAGGTAATTTAATCTTATCTCCACTACCCTGAAAAGATACAGCTTCTAGGATGCGAGAAAATACTATTCCTCTCCCTGCAAgcaaattttcttgcatttgcTCATCAACCTGAAGAGAAAACCAACTTCTTTTGAGCATAAAAAAGACCATTAACATTCTAatctgaacaaaataaaaataaaaataaatttggaaaagaaaaacaagacacGAGAATCTCCTAGTGTGCTCATATACATATGTAAGCACTATGTGGTGTGACTCATGTCCATCTATTAACATTCTAAACATTAtataactatattaaaaaaaaaaaaaaatccatttcatATTGAGATAAAATATGGCAGCCAGTGACCACTTAGCGGCCAAAAACTTTCTATTTCTATAACTCATGATGAAATGTCGAATGTTCTTTGCAACAATGAGGTGAATTAGGTTGGAGAATTCATATTTCCATAAATctagaaaataagaaagaaaatgagtttttcaaACATTTGATTACGACTCaagaaaatctttttaatcattcaataatgattgaaagaaacttTTCAAGAACAAATAAGTCATGCCCAGCGCATTCAAATCCTCAACAAATTGCCGATGCCATGAAAGCTACAGGGAGAGATTTgcagaaaaggaagaaggaagACAGATAACTGAAACATCTTCAAGATGTATCTAACCATCATGTCAGTTAAATTCAAGTTTGCCTGACCACAGTCCTGCTATAAAATCAAGACATTAACGCATCATTTTCCCTCTTTTGATCATGTATGGTTCCCTCCGTACAAATTGGAATTAGATGCAACATTTAACAGCTGGCGGATGAAATTCACATGCCACAAAAGTTGAGGGCCAAATAAAAATTCAGTGCATGTTGCTTTAGATAGGTTCAAagttctagaaaaaaaaatcttaactaaCACAAATAATCCCCAAAAACC harbors:
- the LOC7468516 gene encoding uncharacterized protein LOC7468516, producing the protein MDFELRRAREKLEKEQKERKERAKLRLDRERKAKEEARKQREAIEAVHRSRRLDAIQAQLKVDEQMQENLLAGRGIVFSRILEAVSFQGSGDKIKLPPSCFTGLSDQGAFDKGPLYFQLSVVHQEGSSEMIDTDSKQSTTHSGVLEFTAEEGSVGLPPHVWSNLFPIDSPKAPLIEVQYVWLPKGTYAKLQPDVVGFSDLPNHKAVLETSLRQHATLSEGDVITVNHGILTYKLQVLELRPSSSVSVLETDIEVDVVGPDSGLESSQPVLKPLIFGKAESGMVEEGNYNYFKFSIDNDIWDRIAAEDVRVEVRIEAETNNGDTDLYMSKHPLMFPTRHQHEWSSHDIGSKVLILGSKDKNLGMGAYSIGVHGFKGTTKYNVAVSVQENSNHKVGQQAGSSSSMDIDAVECRNCKHFIPSRSIALHEAFCSRHNIVCSHPGCGIVLRIEESKNHLHCDKCGQAFQQGEMEKHMKVFHEPLQCPCGVVLEKNQMVQHQASICPVRLITCRFCGDMVQAGTSAMDVRDRLRGLTEHESVCGSRTAPCDSCGRSVMLKEMDIHQIAVHQKS